In one window of Cupriavidus necator N-1 DNA:
- a CDS encoding enoyl-CoA hydratase/isomerase family protein, which produces MTTPTADSTPLSPRYERYRALTLRRHGPILEIIMGAAQSANQKLATADANMHRELAEIWRDVSADPEVRVALIRGEGKGFSAGGDLALVEDMANDFETRTRVWHEARDLVYNVINCDKPVVSAMHGPAVGAGLVAGLLADISIAARTARIVDGHTRLGVAAGDHAAIVWPLLCGMAKAKYYLMLCESVSGEEAERIGLVSLAVEEDELVARAFEVANRLAAGSQTAIRWTKYALNNWLRMAGPAFDTSLALEFMGFAGPDVHEGVASLRQKRPPQFR; this is translated from the coding sequence ATGACTACCCCCACCGCAGACTCCACACCCCTCTCCCCCCGCTACGAGCGCTATCGCGCACTGACGCTGCGCCGCCACGGCCCCATCCTCGAAATCATCATGGGCGCGGCCCAGTCGGCCAACCAGAAGCTGGCCACGGCCGACGCCAACATGCACCGCGAGCTGGCCGAGATCTGGCGCGACGTCTCCGCCGACCCCGAGGTGCGCGTGGCGCTGATCCGCGGCGAGGGCAAGGGCTTCTCGGCCGGCGGCGACCTGGCCCTGGTCGAGGACATGGCCAACGATTTCGAGACCCGTACCCGCGTCTGGCATGAGGCGCGCGACCTGGTCTACAACGTCATCAATTGCGACAAGCCGGTGGTCTCCGCCATGCACGGCCCCGCCGTCGGCGCCGGGCTGGTGGCCGGGCTGCTGGCCGATATTTCGATCGCGGCAAGGACCGCGCGCATCGTCGACGGCCATACCCGGCTGGGCGTGGCCGCGGGCGACCATGCCGCCATCGTGTGGCCGCTGCTGTGCGGAATGGCCAAGGCCAAGTACTATCTGATGCTGTGCGAGTCGGTCAGCGGCGAGGAAGCCGAGCGGATCGGCCTGGTCTCGCTGGCGGTGGAAGAGGACGAACTGGTGGCGCGCGCGTTCGAGGTGGCCAATCGGCTGGCAGCCGGGTCGCAGACCGCGATCCGCTGGACCAAGTATGCCCTCAACAACTGGCTGCGCATGGCCGGCCCCGCCTTCGATACCTCGCTGGCGCTTGAATTTATGGGCTTTGCCGGCCCCGACGTGCACGAAGGCGTGGCGAGCCTGCGCCAGAAGCGGCCGCCACAGTTCAGGTAA